The Streptomyces tubercidicus DNA segment GGGTGCGCTGCCGGGCGCCATGACCGGGCTGCGCTATTCGCTGGCCACCGCCTGGCTCGCGCTGGTCTTCGGTGAGCAGGTCAACGCCGATGACGGCCTCGGCTTTCTGATGAACCAGGCCAGGGAGTTCTTTCGCACCGACGTGATCGTGGTGTGCCTGGTGGTCTACGCGATCCTCGGGCTCATCGCCGACTTCCTCGTCCGTACCCTCGAAAGGCTGCTGCTGCAATGGCGACCGACGTTCACGGGTCAGTGACCGATATCGCGTACGAGGAGGGGGCGCCGACCGCGCCTCCCGGTGTCGCCGTGCGGGTGGCGGGGCTGGTGCGCGCCTTCGGTGATCATGCCGTCATCGATGACCTTCAACTGGACGTACGGCCGGGTGAGTTCGTGGCGTTGCTCGGGCGCAGTGGCTGCGGTAAGTCGACGCTGCTGCGGGTGCTGGCCGGGCTCGACCGGGAGATCGAGGGTGAGGTGCTGGTGCCGCGCCGTAAAGCCGTGGCGTTCCAGGCACCGCGGCTGATGCCCTGGAAGCGGGTCTGGCGCAATGTGCTGCTGGGGCTGCCGGGCCGGCCCGAACGGGAGGCTGCCGTACGGGCATTGGCGGAGGTGGGGCTCAGCCATCGGGCCGACGCCTGGCCCAAGACGCTTTCCGGCGGTGAGGCGCAGCGTGCGTCGCTCGCCCGCGCGCTGGTACGTGAGCCCGATCTGCTGCTGCTCGACGAGCCGTTCGGCGCTCTCGATGCGCTGACCCGGATCAAGGCCCAGCGCCTGGTGGCCGAGCTGTGGCGGGAGCGGGGCTGTGCGGTGCTGCTGGTCACCCACGACGTGGAGGAGGCTCTGCTGCTCGCCGACCGGGCGCTGGTGATGGAGGGCGGCCGGATCGCGTATGAGACGCCGGTGGAGCTGCCGCGTCCGCGCGATATCTCCGATCCGCGGTTCGGTGCCCTGCGTGCCCGTCTGCTCGACCGGCTGGGTGTGGAGGGCAGCAGGGATGACGTGGCGGGTGGCGGGTCGGATCACGGCCACGGCCACAGCCACGGCCACGGCCACAGCCACGGCCACGGGGAGACCGCGGACGAGGGCTCCGCCGCTGCTGCTGCTTCCTGATGACGCAGCCGCCACCCGCCCCTCCCCCGCGCACCTGATTACGCCCTCGTCGGCCTCACTCCCCCGCGCACATGAAACGCCGATCGGCCCACCACCCCACGGCCGGAGAGCGCACAACCGCCCCTCATCCCACCACCCCGAGCGAAACGGACACCCCATGAGAGCACGCCATATCGCCCCAGCCGCCCTGCTGCTTCCGTTCACCCTGCTACTGGCCGCCTGCGGTGGCGCCTCCCGGGCCGAGGGGGCCGGCGGCGGGACCGGGAGCGGAACCGACGGCAAGGGGTCGCTGACGCTCAACGTCGGTGATCAGAAAGGTGGTTCGGAGGCTTTGCTGCGGGCCGCCGGAGAGTTGGACGACCTTCCGTACAAGATCAAGTGGTCGACGTTCACCTCGGGGCCGCCGCTGCTGGAGGCGGTCAACGCCGGGGCGGTGGATGTCGGCGCGGTCGGCAATACCCCGCCGGTGTTCGCGGCCGCGGCGAAGTCGAAGATCAAGGTGATCGCCGGGTCCCACAGCAGGTCGGACGGCGAGACGATTCTGGTGAAGAAGGACTCCCCGCTCAGGCGGCCGGCGCAGCTCAAGGGCAAGTCGATCGCCGTCGCCCAGGGCAGCTCCGCGCACTACCAGCTCATCGCCTCGCTGAAGAAGGCCGGGCTGACGCCGAAGGATGTCACGCTCAACTACCTTCAGCCGGCGGATGCGCTCGCCGCGTTCACCCGGGGGAAGGTCGATGCCTGGGCGGTGTGGGACCCCTACACCTCGCAGGCGCTGGATCAGGCGGCGGCGCGGGTGCTGACCACCGGGCAGGGCGTCGTCAACGGACTCAGCTTCCAGGTCGCCGCACCGGCCGCGCTGGACGACAAGAAGAAGGCGGCGGCGCTCAAGGACTACACGGACCGGCTGCGGCGGGCGCAGGACTGGGTGTTCCAGCACCCCGACGCCTGGGCCAAGGCGTGGGCGAAGGAGACCGGGCTGCCGGACAAGGTGGCGCTGGACGCCGTCAAACGCACCCGGGGGACGGCGGTCGCGGTCGCCGTGGACAAGGCCGCCGTCGCCTCCGAGCAGCGGATCGTCGACTCGTTCGCGGCGCTGAAGCTGATCCCCCGGTCCTTCGACTTCGGCAAGTTCGTCGACCCCCGATTCAACGGTGACCTGCCGCCTTCCGGCACGGCGCCGCGTACCTATGGAAAGGCTCAGTGAGATGTCCGTACACCTGCATTGGTTCTTGCCGACCGGCGGCGACGGGCGGACGCTCGTCGACCGGCATGCCTATACCGACGGCGGGATCCGGCGTGATCGCATCACGCCGGTGAGCGGGGTACGGGCCCCGGATGTCGAGTATCTGGCCCAAATCGCCAAGGCCGCCGAGCAGTTGGGGTTCGAGGCGGTGCTCACGCCGACCGGTACGTGGTGCGAGGACGCCTGGCTGACGACGGTGGCGCTCACCCAGGTCACCGAGCGGCTGAAGTTCCTGGTGGCGTTCCGGCCCGGGGTGATCTCGCCGGTGCTGGCGGCGCAGATGGCCGCGACGTATCAGCGGATTTCGCGGGGGCGGTTGCTGCTGAATGTGGTGACCGGGGGCGACTCGACCGAGCAGCGGCGGTTCGGCGATCATCTCGACCATGACCGGCGATATGCCCGTACGGATGAGTTCCTGCAGGTCGTACGGGGTGTGTGGGGCGGCGAGCCGTTCGATTTCCGGGGCGAGCACTATCAGATCGAGGGCGGTCTGACCGCGCTGCCGCCGGACCCGCTGCCGCAGATCTTCTTCGGCGGCTCGTCGGCGGCCGCGGGGCCGGTCGCCGCCCGGAATGTGGACGTATACCTCACCTGGGGCGAGCCGCCCGAGGAGGTCAAGCAGAAGATCGACTGGATTCGTGGGCTGGCGGAGAGGGAGGGGCGTACGGTCCGGTTCGGCATCCGGTTGCACACCATCTCGCGGGATTCGTCGAAGGAAGCCTGGGCAACCGCCGGGCGGCTGCTGGACGACCTCGATCCGGGGACGGTGGCGGCGGCGCAACAGGCACTGGGCAAGAGCGAGTCGGTGGGACAGCAGCGGATGCTGGCGCTGCATGGCGGCTCGCGCGAGAAGCTGGAGATCTCGCCCAATCTGTGGGCAGGGGTCGGTCTGGTACGCGGTGGCGCCGGGACCGCGCTGGTCGGCAGCCATGCCGAGGTGGCCGACCGGATCGAGGAGTACCACTCCCTGGGCATCGAGCACTTTGTGCTCTCCGGCTACCCGCATCTGGAGGAGGCGTACTGGTTCGGGGAGGGCGTACGGCCGGAGCTGGCCGCGCGGGGGCTGCTGGAGGCGGGCCGCGGTCCGCTGGCCGGCGTACCGGCCGCCAATGGCCGGCCGGCGTCGGCGCCGGGTGGGGCGCCGCTGCTGATTGCCGGTGGGCGATGAGCGTCGGCGGTCGATGAATGTCGGGGGCGGTCCTGGTGGCCGGGAACCCGGGAACTCCGGCCACCAGGAAGGCCCGCCCCCCGACCAGCCCCAAAACCCGCCCACCCCCACGGGAAGAGCCGACCCCCTCCCCCCCGTTAGTAGAAGCATGAACTACACCGGGGTGCGTGCGGTCGATGTCGTGGTGATCGGTGCCGGTCAGGCCGGGCTGGCCGCCGCCTTTCATCTGCGGCGGGTCGGCTATCGGCCCGACCGGGACTTCGTGGTGCTCGATCACTCCCCCCGGCCGGGTGGCGCCTGGCAGTTCCGGTGGCCCACGCTGACGTACGACAAGGTGCACGGGATGCATGCGCTGCCGGGCATGGAACTGACCGGCGCCGACCCGCGGCACCCGTCGTCCGAGGTGATCGGCGCGTACTTCGACAGCTACGAGCGGACCTTCGGGCTGCGGGTGCACCGGCCGGTGAGCGTGCTGTCGGTACGCGAGGGCGGCGGGGACTCCCCCTGGACGGAGCCTGCCGGAACGGAGTCGGCCGGGACGGAGCCTGCCGGGGCGGCGCCCGCCGGCCCCCTCGGGCAGTCCCGGCTGCTGGTCGAGACCTCGCAGGGAACCTACGCGGCACGCGCACTGATCAATGCGACCGGCACCTGGGACCGCCCGTTCTGGCCGCGCTTCCCCGGGCAGGAGATCTTCGGCGGCCGCCAGCTGCACAGTGCGCAGTACCGGGGCCCGGAGGCGTTCCGTGCGGCGCGGGTCGTGGTGGTCGGTGGCGGGACCTCGGCCGTGCAGCAGCTGCTGGAGATCGCTCGGGTCGCGGCCGGTACGACCTGGGTGACCCGTCGGCCGCCGGTGTTCCGCGAGGGGCCGTTCGGTGAGGAGCAGGGGCGGGCCGCGGTCGCGAGGGTGGCGGAGCGGGTGCGGCAGGGGCTGCCGCCGCGGAGTGTGGTGAGCGTGACCGGGCTGCCGATGACCGAGGCGATCCGGCGGGGCCGGGAGAGCGGTGTGCTGGAGCGGCTGCCGCTCTTCGAGCGCCTCACGCCGACCGGTGCGGTCTGGGACGACGGACGCACGGTCGAGGCCGATGCGGTCCTCTATGCGACGGGTTTTCGGCCCGCCCTCGACCATCTCGCCCCGCTGCGGCTGCGCGAGCCGGGCGGCGGTATCCGTATGGAGGGCACCCGCACGTTCCGTGACCCACGGGTCCATCTCGTCGGTTACGGACCGTCAGCGAGCACCATCGGCGCCAACCGCGCGGGCCGCGCCGCGGCCGTCGACATCCGCAGACTGCTGACGGAAGACCCTCAACTCGGCTACGGAGCAACGTCCTTGACCGGCAGCATCGCCTCGTAGGCGGCCGCGCGATGCGAACAGACGAACGTGCGAGCGAGTGTTCGCCGGTAAGCATGATCGATGAGGTAAGTCCTTCAATTGACTCATAGCGACGAGCCATGATGACGGGGCGCAAACGACGTGCTGCAGACCGTTACGCGCCTCCGGTCGAATTCCCTTGCTGGGCCGGAGAGTTGAGTCCCGCAACTTCAAGGAGACGAATCCCCATGAACATCCTCACCGATCTGCTGGCCAACATCCTGCACATCGTGGGTTGGCTCGTCTGACAGACCGCACCCCCTCAAGGCGCCGCCCGTCCCTGTCCCGGGGCGGGCGGCGCCTTCGTGTCCGCCGGACTACTCCTCCAGCTTCCGCCGGGACGTCTCCGGCAGCGTCAGATAGACGAGGAACGACACCAGGCACAGCGCGGCCACATACCAGGGGAAAAGATCGGCGCGACCGGCCTGCTTGAACCAGGTGCCGACGTAGGGGGCGGTGCCGCCGAAGAGGGCGACGGTGAGCGAGTAGGGGAAACCGATGCCGGCGGCCCGCACCCGCGCGGGGAACAGCTCGACGTTCACGGCCGCAGCGATCGCGGTGTAGCCGGTGAGCAGCACCATGCCCGCGCACTGCACCAGCAGGAGCGAGACAAAGTCGTCGGTGACCAGGTGCAGCAGTGGAACAGCCAGGACGGCGAAGCCCAGGGAGAAGCCGAGCAGCAGCGGTTTGCGGCCGATGCGGTCCGAGAGCATCCCGCCGAGCGGCTGGAGCAGGGCGAAGAAGACGAGCGAGAGGGTGCCGACGGTGAGCGAATCGCCCTTGTCGAAGCCCGCGTTGACCTGTGCGTAGGTGGGCAGGTAGGTGGTCCAGGTGTAGTAGGCGATGGTGCCGCCCACGGTGATACCGCAGATGCGCAGCGACTGGCGGGGGTGGCGGCGCAGCGCCTCGAAGAGGCCGGGGCGTTCGGCCGTCTGCCGGTCGTGAGGGGTCTCCCCTGCTCGAACAGCGTCGAGAGCTTGCGGAAGGGTCTCCTGGGCGCCGCGGCGGATCCACAGCCCGAGCAGGCTCAGCAGCGCGCCGACGAGGAACGCCACCCGCCAGCCCCACTGGCCCATCTGCTGCTCGGTGAGCATGGCCGCGAGCAGTGCCGCGGTCCCGGACGCCAGCAGCTGTCCTGCGGTCGTGGACACGTACTGGAAGCTGGAGAACAGCCCGCGCCGGCCGGGTCCCGCCGATTCGACCAGGAAGGTGGTGGAGGCCGCGAACTCACCGCCCACGGACAGACCTTGCACCAGACGGGCGATGACCAGCACGAGCGGGGCCAGTACTCCGGTGGCCCCATAGGTGGGGGTGAGTGCGACCAGCAGACTGCCGCCGCCCATCAGCAGGATGGTGAGGGTCAGCGCGGTCCGTCGGCCGCGCCGGTCGGCGATCGCGCCCATCAGGAGCCCGCCGATCGGCCGCATGAAGAAACCGACCGCGAAGACCGCGAAGGTGGAGAGCAGCGGTACCAGGGAGTTGCCGGTGCCCTTCGGAAAGACCTGTTCGGCGAAGTAGACCGCGAGGAAGGAGTACGCGTACCAGTCGTACCACTCAACGGCGTTGCCGATGGAAGCGGCGGCAAGCTGCCGCAGCCGTGACGGCGAACGGGCACCGCCGGGCGCCCGGTCCTTGGCCAGATATTCGGCGTTCGACATGGTCCTCCGCTCCCGGTTCTTCTCCGCTGCCGGTCACTGGGGCAGTGGAGCCGCCAGGTGATCATGTACCGCGGGAGGGGGGATGGTCCAGGGGAAGACGGTCCCTAACCCTCGGGGTAGAAGACGAAGAGTGTGCAGCCCGTTGCCGTCTGCGGGATGTGTGAGGAGCCCGCGGGAGCGTGGATGAAGGAGCCGGCGGGATAGTCCCGATCGCCATCATTGAAGACGCCGGAGACGACGAACACCTCCTCGGGGCCCGGTTCGTGCACGTCGATTCCCTGCCAGCAGGTCTGCGGGTCCATCTCCAGCACGTGGGCCGTCGCGCCGTTGTCCCCGCTCCACAGCGGGCGCAGACGGATGCCGGGAAAAGCTCGTGAAGGGGGGCGTCAGCGACGGCGGACCACACATCGCCGGGCATGTTCTGTGCTGTCGTCATCATGTTCTGCTCTGTCGTCATGTGGGACAGCCTGCCGGGCAACCCTTGCCCCGCCGAGTGTCAGCGCGCGCTCCCGGCTGCCCGGATCGACCCGGACGTGCTGTACGTGGACCACGGCGATGTGGCCACCAGCGCGGGCGCAGGGGCCGGTATCGACCTGTGCCTGCACCTGATCCGTACCGACCACGGCGCCCGGTACGCCGCGGACGTCGCACGCCATATGGTCCTGCCGCCGCACCGCGAGGGCG contains these protein-coding regions:
- a CDS encoding ABC transporter ATP-binding protein → MATDVHGSVTDIAYEEGAPTAPPGVAVRVAGLVRAFGDHAVIDDLQLDVRPGEFVALLGRSGCGKSTLLRVLAGLDREIEGEVLVPRRKAVAFQAPRLMPWKRVWRNVLLGLPGRPEREAAVRALAEVGLSHRADAWPKTLSGGEAQRASLARALVREPDLLLLDEPFGALDALTRIKAQRLVAELWRERGCAVLLVTHDVEEALLLADRALVMEGGRIAYETPVELPRPRDISDPRFGALRARLLDRLGVEGSRDDVAGGGSDHGHGHSHGHGHSHGHGETADEGSAAAAAS
- a CDS encoding ABC transporter substrate-binding protein, whose amino-acid sequence is MRARHIAPAALLLPFTLLLAACGGASRAEGAGGGTGSGTDGKGSLTLNVGDQKGGSEALLRAAGELDDLPYKIKWSTFTSGPPLLEAVNAGAVDVGAVGNTPPVFAAAAKSKIKVIAGSHSRSDGETILVKKDSPLRRPAQLKGKSIAVAQGSSAHYQLIASLKKAGLTPKDVTLNYLQPADALAAFTRGKVDAWAVWDPYTSQALDQAAARVLTTGQGVVNGLSFQVAAPAALDDKKKAAALKDYTDRLRRAQDWVFQHPDAWAKAWAKETGLPDKVALDAVKRTRGTAVAVAVDKAAVASEQRIVDSFAALKLIPRSFDFGKFVDPRFNGDLPPSGTAPRTYGKAQ
- a CDS encoding LLM class flavin-dependent oxidoreductase, encoding MSVHLHWFLPTGGDGRTLVDRHAYTDGGIRRDRITPVSGVRAPDVEYLAQIAKAAEQLGFEAVLTPTGTWCEDAWLTTVALTQVTERLKFLVAFRPGVISPVLAAQMAATYQRISRGRLLLNVVTGGDSTEQRRFGDHLDHDRRYARTDEFLQVVRGVWGGEPFDFRGEHYQIEGGLTALPPDPLPQIFFGGSSAAAGPVAARNVDVYLTWGEPPEEVKQKIDWIRGLAEREGRTVRFGIRLHTISRDSSKEAWATAGRLLDDLDPGTVAAAQQALGKSESVGQQRMLALHGGSREKLEISPNLWAGVGLVRGGAGTALVGSHAEVADRIEEYHSLGIEHFVLSGYPHLEEAYWFGEGVRPELAARGLLEAGRGPLAGVPAANGRPASAPGGAPLLIAGGR
- a CDS encoding NAD(P)-binding domain-containing protein; amino-acid sequence: MNYTGVRAVDVVVIGAGQAGLAAAFHLRRVGYRPDRDFVVLDHSPRPGGAWQFRWPTLTYDKVHGMHALPGMELTGADPRHPSSEVIGAYFDSYERTFGLRVHRPVSVLSVREGGGDSPWTEPAGTESAGTEPAGAAPAGPLGQSRLLVETSQGTYAARALINATGTWDRPFWPRFPGQEIFGGRQLHSAQYRGPEAFRAARVVVVGGGTSAVQQLLEIARVAAGTTWVTRRPPVFREGPFGEEQGRAAVARVAERVRQGLPPRSVVSVTGLPMTEAIRRGRESGVLERLPLFERLTPTGAVWDDGRTVEADAVLYATGFRPALDHLAPLRLREPGGGIRMEGTRTFRDPRVHLVGYGPSASTIGANRAGRAAAVDIRRLLTEDPQLGYGATSLTGSIAS
- a CDS encoding MFS transporter: MSNAEYLAKDRAPGGARSPSRLRQLAAASIGNAVEWYDWYAYSFLAVYFAEQVFPKGTGNSLVPLLSTFAVFAVGFFMRPIGGLLMGAIADRRGRRTALTLTILLMGGGSLLVALTPTYGATGVLAPLVLVIARLVQGLSVGGEFAASTTFLVESAGPGRRGLFSSFQYVSTTAGQLLASGTAALLAAMLTEQQMGQWGWRVAFLVGALLSLLGLWIRRGAQETLPQALDAVRAGETPHDRQTAERPGLFEALRRHPRQSLRICGITVGGTIAYYTWTTYLPTYAQVNAGFDKGDSLTVGTLSLVFFALLQPLGGMLSDRIGRKPLLLGFSLGFAVLAVPLLHLVTDDFVSLLLVQCAGMVLLTGYTAIAAAVNVELFPARVRAAGIGFPYSLTVALFGGTAPYVGTWFKQAGRADLFPWYVAALCLVSFLVYLTLPETSRRKLEE